The following coding sequences lie in one Phalacrocorax carbo chromosome 3, bPhaCar2.1, whole genome shotgun sequence genomic window:
- the LOC104045369 gene encoding LOW QUALITY PROTEIN: solute carrier family 22 member 2 (The sequence of the model RefSeq protein was modified relative to this genomic sequence to represent the inferred CDS: inserted 1 base in 1 codon; substituted 4 bases at 4 genomic stop codons), with product MPTLDDILEQIGEFYFIQKQALFVLCLLSSTFAPIYMGISFLGFTPEHHGCSPCMAELSQQCGWSHSSQVGQLHRKDLKRDLFYFSSSPKSVLMFNLVCEESWKLDLFQLCVNTXGFVGSINIGYIAADRFGHKLCLLVTVVISSALGVLMAFAPSYTXTLIFCLIQELDSKGGXLTGYVLCAEFVSXNHQRAAGITYQFAFSLGLILTALLHWRWLQLMVTLPSFFFLLCYXYLPESPRWLIAQKQNDKAMEVINHISKGNKKKLPLSFQNLSSEDEDGEKLKPSFLALIRTPQMRKHVFILMHSWFTSSTIYQGLIMHIEIASGSMYLDFLCSALVKFPATFIFMLTLDHIGHRCPWAVASMMAGGTCLVTALVPNTLYWLKMTTVCLGRMGITMCYEISCLANPELYPTFLR from the exons ATGCCAACCTTGGATGACATTTTAGAGCAGATTGGAgaattttacttcattcagAAACAAGCCCTCTTTGTCTTATGCCTGCTTTCTTCTACCTTCGCTCCTATTTACATGGGGATTTCCTTCCTGGGATTCACCCCTGAGCACCATGGCTGCAGCCCTTGCATGGCTGagctgagccagcagtgtggctGGAGCCACAGTTCCCAAGTGGGGCAGCTGCATAGGAAGGACCTCAAGAGAGATCTCTTCTACTTCTCCTCCAGTCCCAAATCTGTATTAATG TTTAACCTGGTGTGTGAGGAGTCCTGGAAGCTGGACCTCTTCCAGCTGTGTGTGAACA GTGGTTTTGTTGGCTCCATAAACATTGGCTACATAGCAGCAGACAG GTTTGGCCATAAGCTCTGCCTCCTGGTCACAGTCGTCATCAGTTCGGCCTTGGGGGTTCTCATGGCCTTTGCACCAAGCTACACCTAGACATTAATCTTCTGCCTTATACAGGAACTGGACAGCAAGGGAGGCTAGCTGACAGGCTATGTCCTCT GTGCAGAATTTGTCAGCTAAAACCACCAGAGGGCAGCGGGCATTACTTACCAGTTTGCCTTTAGCCTGGGACTCATCCTCACTGCCCTCTTGCACTGGAGGTGGCTCCAGCTCATGGTCACACTGCccagtttcttcttcctgctctgctATTG ATATCTGCCGGAGTCTCCCAGGTGGCTTATAGCTCAAAAGCAAAATGACAAAGCTATGGAAGTTATTAATCACATCTCCaagggaaataagaaaaagctACCTCTCTCTTTCCAG AATCTCAGCTCTGAAGATGAAGATGGAGAAAAGCTGAAACCTTCATTTCTAGCCCTGATCAGGACACCTCAGATGAGAAAACACGTGTTCATTTTGATGCACAGCTG GTTCACAAGCTCCACCATCTACCAGGGGCTTATCATGCACATTGAAATAGCCTCTGGGAGCATGTATCTGGATTTCCTCTGTTCTGCTCTCGTCAAGTTCCCAGCCACCTTCATCTTCATGCTAACACTGGATCACATTGGCCATCGCTGCCCCTGGGCTGTGGCAAGCATGATGGCAGGTGGTACCTGCCTCGTTACAGCATTAGTCCCAAACA CTCTTTATTGGCTTAAAATGACTACCGTTTGCTTGGGCAGGATGGGAATTACCATGTGCTATGAAATTAGTTGCCTGGCAAATCCTGAGCTGTATCCAACATTTCTCAGGTAA
- the LOC104045368 gene encoding solute carrier family 22 member 2, with protein sequence MPTLDDILENVGEFDRFQKQTFFVLCLLSAAFTPVYVGVVFFGFIPEHRCFSPGVAELSQRCGWSLEEQLNHTVPEWGSHGAGFSSRCRRYEVEWNVTSISCTDPLSSLMGNRSTVPLGPCRDGWVYDSQGTSLVTEFNLVCEDSWKLDLFQSSVNAGFFIGSINIGYIADRFGRKFCLLNTILANVVCGILLVFVPTYLWIVILRFLQGLVSKGCWTAGYILVTEVVGPKYRRMVGILYQTAFSVGLLVFDAIAYAIPHWRWLQLTVTLPSCFFLLYYWCLPESPRWLISQGKNVKAMKIVSDIAKKNRKKMPSHSEDIKFEEEDGGKQSPSLIDLVKTPQMRKNTLILMYNWFTSSVLYQGLIMHMGLAAGNMYLDFLYSALVEFPAALIIIVTIDRIGRRYPWAAANLVAGAACLVTALIPEDIHWLKVIAACIGRMGITMAFEMVCFVNTELYPTYIRNLGVMVCSSLCDVGGVIVPFIVYRLVEVWHDLPLIVFAVLGLIAGGLVLLLPETKGRVLPETVEDVENFHGQSAPKAKKIYLHVQTSEVAHD encoded by the exons ATGCCAACCCTAGATGATATTTTGGAGAATGTTGGAGAATTTGACAGGTTCCAGAAGCAAACCTTCTTTGtcctgtgtttgctttctgctgccttcaCCCCGGTGTACGTGGGTGTCGTCTTCTTTGGGTTCATCCCTGAGCATCGCTGCTTCAGCCCTGGGGTGGCTGAGCTGAGCCAGCGGTGTGGCTGGAgcctggaggagcagctgaatCACACGGTTCCTGAGTGGGGCAGCCACGGGGCTGGTTTCAGCAGCCGCTGCAGGAGGTATGAAGTGGAATGGAACGTAACGAGCATCAGCTGCACGGACCCCCTCAGCAGCCTCATGGGCAACCGGAGCACCGTCCCCCTCGGTCCCTGCCGGGATGGCTGGGTCTACGACTCCCAAGGGACCTCTCTTGTGACCGAG TTTAACCTGGTGTGTGAGGACTCCTGGAAGCTGGACCTCTTTCAGTCTTCTGTGAATGCTGGGTTTTTTATTGGCTCCATAAACATTGGCTACATAGCAGACAG GTTTGGCCGTAAATTTTGCCTCTTAAACACAATTCTTGCAAATGTTGTTTGTGGAATCCTTCTGGTCTTCGTGCCCACCTACCTGTGGATAGTCATCCTCCGGTTCTTGCAAGGGCTGGTCAGCAAGGGCTGCTGGACCGCAGGCTACATCCTGG TGACGGAAGTCGTCGGTCCGAAGTACCGGAGGATGGTGGGCATCCTCTACCAGACGGCCTTCTCAGTTGGGCTCCTGGTCTTTGATGCCATCGCTTATGCCATCCCTCACTGGCGGTGGCTGCAGCTCACCGTCACCCTGCCGAGCTGCTTCTTCCTGCTCTACTACTG GTGCCTCCCAGAGTCTCCCAGGTGGCTGATCTCTCAAGGAAAAAATGTCAAAGCTATGAAAATTGTCAGTGATATAGCTAAAAAAAATCGGAAAAAGATGCCTTCCCATTCTGAG GATATTAAATTTGAAGAGGAAGATGGTGGAAAGCAGAGTCCTTCACTCATTGACCTTGTCAAGACACCACAGATGAGGAAAAACACACTCATTTTGATGTACAACTG GTTCACTAGCTCTGTCCTCTACCAGGGGCTCATCATGCACATGGGACTAGCCGCTGGGAACATGTACCTGGATTTCCTCTATTCTGCACTTGTTGAGTTCCCAGCTGCCTTGATCATCATCGTTACCATCGACCGCATTGGGCGGCGCTacccctgggctgcagcaaacctggtggctggggctgcctgccttGTCACAGCCCTGATCCCAGAGG ACATACATTGGCTAAAAGTGATTGCTGCTTGCATCGGGAGAATGGGAATCACAATGGCTTTTGAAATGGTTTGCTTTGTAAACACTGAACTGTATCCAACATACATCAG GAACCTTGGGGTGATGGTCTGCTCCTCCTTGTGCGATGTTGGTGGAGTCATTGTCCCATTCATTGTCTACAGACTGGTGGAAGTCTGGCACGATCTACCGCTGATAGTCTTTG CTGTTCTTGGTTTGATTGCGGGTGGATTGGTGTTGCTTCTACCTGAAACTAAAGGAAGAGTTTTGCCTGAGACTGTTGAAGACGTTGAAAACTTTCACGG GCAAAGTGCTCCAAAGGCCAAAAAGATCTACCTCCATGTCCAAACATCAGAAGTAGCACATGATTGA